The proteins below come from a single Gimesia alba genomic window:
- a CDS encoding cyclic nucleotide-binding domain-containing protein: MQSTVLSIMSQSDLFRGCTPQCHQLIADRLQFHSFSPGATILQAGHSDRALWIVLSGQCRVIGITQGAGEIELAQLDPSSIFGELSFFAPAAHRVSVLAKTEVQVAQFPRDDFDRLAQSHVTLAHQLTCNAATILARRLQRMDELICRTVAEARMAHHSEWQEFCQLMHTTPDRTH, encoded by the coding sequence ATGCAGTCGACCGTTTTATCAATTATGTCTCAGAGCGATCTCTTTCGAGGATGTACACCGCAATGTCATCAATTGATTGCAGATCGCCTGCAATTTCACAGCTTTTCACCGGGAGCAACCATCCTTCAAGCCGGTCATTCTGATCGTGCTTTATGGATTGTATTATCGGGACAATGCCGGGTGATTGGTATCACGCAAGGTGCCGGCGAAATAGAACTGGCTCAGCTTGATCCTTCCAGTATTTTTGGTGAATTATCTTTTTTTGCTCCGGCTGCTCATCGCGTCTCCGTTCTTGCGAAAACGGAGGTTCAAGTTGCTCAGTTCCCTCGCGATGATTTCGATCGTCTGGCTCAATCCCATGTGACACTCGCCCATCAACTCACTTGTAATGCAGCAACCATTCTTGCCAGGCGATTACAACGTATGGACGAATTAATCTGCCGTACTGTAGCTGAAGCCAGAATGGCCCATCACAGTGAGTGGCAGGAGTTTTGTCAGCTGATGCATACCACTCCAGACCGGACGCATTAA
- a CDS encoding sodium-dependent bicarbonate transport family permease translates to MLADFLHNFAHNLFKPLLLFFYMGFLIPILKVPFEFPKAVYQGLTLYLLVAIGWHGGEELASLSLAEFGQALGFMAIGFVTNLCIGLFAYFILQKTTRLRQVDAATVAGFYGSDSAGTFVTCLGVIAAANIAYAAYMPVMLAVMEIPGCLVALFLVSRLRQKGMDPHGNMPYEPGFQPATQPALETTGGAEIEDSEGGQGESFSQHNDHPSHGRSTTAVVDPPQTETKRQLAAELEVADDLEIESDEEEASKKEPVFSKELLHEVFLNPGLYLLFGGIIIGFLGRLQGEAVTRADDTLFVNIFHGMLCLFLLEMGITACRRLKDLKTAGWRFILFGVLAPNVFAFVGILVAHGYSIVLGQPFDLGTYALFAVLCGAASYIAVPAVQRLAIPEASPTLPLAASLGLTFTYNVTIGIPVYMLIAQSVMTAFPVT, encoded by the coding sequence ATGCTAGCCGATTTTTTACATAATTTTGCTCATAATCTATTCAAACCTCTGCTGTTGTTTTTCTACATGGGATTCCTGATTCCCATTCTCAAGGTCCCGTTTGAATTTCCGAAAGCAGTCTACCAGGGGTTGACCCTGTACCTGCTCGTGGCCATTGGTTGGCACGGCGGAGAGGAACTGGCTTCGCTCTCATTGGCAGAATTTGGCCAGGCTTTGGGATTCATGGCGATTGGGTTTGTCACGAATTTGTGTATTGGCTTGTTTGCTTATTTTATACTTCAGAAAACCACCCGGTTGCGGCAGGTCGATGCAGCGACTGTTGCCGGTTTCTACGGCTCAGATTCGGCAGGAACTTTTGTAACCTGTCTGGGAGTGATTGCAGCCGCGAATATTGCTTATGCAGCTTATATGCCTGTGATGCTGGCTGTGATGGAAATTCCTGGCTGTCTGGTGGCCCTTTTTCTTGTTTCTCGCTTACGACAAAAAGGCATGGACCCGCATGGAAATATGCCTTACGAGCCCGGCTTTCAACCAGCAACTCAGCCAGCATTGGAAACGACAGGCGGAGCAGAAATTGAAGATTCAGAAGGGGGACAAGGAGAGTCTTTCAGCCAGCATAATGATCATCCCTCACATGGTCGCTCTACAACCGCTGTTGTGGACCCACCACAGACAGAGACAAAGCGACAACTGGCAGCGGAGCTGGAAGTTGCAGATGATTTAGAGATTGAATCAGATGAAGAAGAAGCATCCAAGAAAGAACCAGTTTTCAGTAAAGAACTGCTACATGAGGTCTTTCTGAACCCGGGGTTATACCTGTTGTTTGGGGGAATCATTATCGGGTTTCTCGGACGACTTCAAGGGGAAGCTGTGACCAGAGCGGATGACACTCTGTTTGTGAATATTTTCCATGGTATGTTATGCCTGTTCCTATTGGAAATGGGAATTACTGCGTGTCGCCGTTTAAAAGATCTGAAAACAGCTGGTTGGAGATTTATTCTCTTCGGTGTACTGGCTCCCAACGTGTTTGCGTTCGTGGGTATTCTCGTCGCTCATGGCTACAGCATTGTGTTAGGTCAACCCTTTGACTTGGGAACGTATGCATTGTTTGCCGTACTGTGTGGTGCCGCTTCCTATATCGCGGTGCCGGCGGTACAAAGACTGGCGATTCCCGAAGCCAGTCCCACGCTGCCTCTGGCAGCTTCGCTGGGGCTGACATTTACCTACAATGTGACGATTGGGATTCCCGTTTATATGTTGATTGCACAGTCAGTCATGACAGCGTTTCCTGTCACATAA
- a CDS encoding P-II family nitrogen regulator, which translates to MSATTELTKVIVITETHFEAEMLNHFRELGIKGFTCMNCWGQGHHQVYDEPFIGHSQTRIEIITTEPIADAIVDYCRQPRYEAHAVTAYLESVRVRDANKFIA; encoded by the coding sequence ATGTCTGCAACAACAGAATTAACCAAGGTCATCGTCATTACGGAGACCCATTTTGAAGCGGAAATGTTAAATCATTTTCGCGAATTGGGTATTAAAGGGTTTACTTGCATGAACTGCTGGGGGCAAGGGCATCATCAGGTGTATGATGAGCCGTTTATCGGTCACTCTCAGACCCGGATAGAAATCATTACGACAGAACCGATCGCAGATGCGATTGTCGATTATTGCCGTCAACCGCGCTATGAAGCTCATGCTGTGACTGCATATCTGGAATCAGTTCGTGTGCGAGATGCAAATAAATTCATCGCTTGA
- a CDS encoding phosphatase PAP2 family protein, which produces MHTCYAACRVGGYQILVTCCVGALVLLSGCVTSKKTIRAESFVKSDTTNASIKSPGYQRVSDPIGAETDFETVGAVHNSSSYPDWLHMPPEGIHYPPLHQADQIGDDQISQNNEPTALITIEGFLSNSSLEDFSRAFDDEPPEEQLTLWSQIKTDHANYYSRESLTWLAGGFGVGAIMANTSLDGGIQNHFQSSVHSASSDEWLHGLHAQKELGNGRYTLPLFAAAWVAGAMFEKIPLVNASGEWGERSIRAIIVGTPPMLAMQYVTGASRPGETTSNAKWKPFQDNNGVSGHSFMGAIPFLAAAKVTDKPLLKLVFYAGSTLAPLSRVNDNRHYPSQVLLGWWMAWIATNAVDATQNAERNWSVFPIAYPDATGMAVEYRW; this is translated from the coding sequence GTGCATACATGTTATGCGGCATGCCGGGTAGGTGGATACCAGATTCTGGTCACCTGTTGTGTCGGCGCGCTCGTTCTGTTGTCGGGTTGTGTTACCAGCAAAAAGACAATACGGGCCGAATCATTTGTCAAGAGCGATACAACCAATGCTTCTATTAAGTCACCAGGTTACCAGCGAGTCAGTGATCCGATCGGCGCTGAAACTGATTTTGAAACTGTCGGTGCAGTGCATAACAGTTCGTCCTACCCGGATTGGCTTCACATGCCACCTGAGGGAATTCATTATCCACCGCTGCATCAGGCAGATCAAATCGGGGACGATCAAATCTCGCAAAACAACGAACCGACGGCGTTGATCACGATCGAAGGCTTTTTATCAAATAGCTCTTTGGAAGATTTTAGTCGTGCGTTTGACGACGAACCGCCAGAGGAGCAATTGACCCTCTGGAGCCAGATAAAGACAGATCATGCCAACTATTATTCAAGAGAGTCACTCACCTGGCTGGCGGGGGGCTTCGGTGTGGGAGCCATCATGGCGAATACCTCGCTCGATGGCGGAATCCAGAATCACTTTCAGTCCAGTGTGCACAGTGCCAGCTCGGACGAGTGGCTGCATGGATTGCATGCGCAAAAAGAACTGGGGAATGGTCGCTACACGCTGCCACTGTTCGCAGCTGCCTGGGTAGCAGGAGCGATGTTTGAGAAGATCCCACTGGTGAATGCCTCAGGGGAATGGGGCGAACGTTCGATTCGGGCCATTATTGTAGGTACACCACCGATGCTGGCAATGCAGTATGTCACCGGTGCCTCACGACCCGGAGAGACGACCTCGAATGCGAAATGGAAACCATTTCAGGACAATAACGGTGTGAGCGGACATAGTTTTATGGGGGCGATCCCGTTTTTAGCAGCAGCCAAAGTGACCGATAAACCGCTTCTCAAGCTGGTGTTCTATGCTGGTTCGACTCTGGCACCGTTGTCGCGGGTCAATGACAATCGACACTATCCATCACAAGTCTTGCTCGGTTGGTGGATGGCCTGGATCGCTACGAACGCTGTCGATGCTACACAAAATGCAGAGCGGAACTGGTCTGTGTTTCCGATTGCGTATCCCGATGCAACGGGGATGGCTGTTGAATATCGCTGGTAG